Proteins encoded together in one Lathyrus oleraceus cultivar Zhongwan6 chromosome 5, CAAS_Psat_ZW6_1.0, whole genome shotgun sequence window:
- the LOC127085993 gene encoding protein UNIFOLIATA translates to MDPDAFTASLFKWDPRTVLSTAPSPRPQLLDYAVTPTTAPMTYHPARLPRELGGLEELFQAYGIRYYTAAKIAELGFTVSTLVDMKDDELDDMMNSLSQIFRWDLLVGERYGIKAAIRAERRRLDEEEIKRRGLLSGDTTNALDALSQEGLSEEPVVQREKEAMGSGGGSTWEVAVVEERRKRQQIRRRRMKMKGNDHGENEEGEEEEEDNISGGGVGGGERQREHPFIVTEPGEVARGKKNGLDYLFHLYEQCREFLIQVQAIAKERGEKCPTKVTNQVFRYAKKAGASYINKPKMRHYVHCYALHCLDEEVSNELRRGFKERGENVGAWRQACYKPLVAIAARQGWDIDAIFNAHPRLSIWYVPTKLRQLCHAERNGAAASSSVSVGTTHLPF, encoded by the exons ATGGATCCAGACGCATTCACCGCCAGCTTGTTCAAGTGGGACCCACGCACCGTTCTCTCTACTGCACCATCTCCCCGTCCCCAGCTTCTTGACTACGCGGTTACCCCTACAACCGCCCCGATGACTTATCATCCAGCGAGATTACCAAGAGAACTAGGAGGCTTGGAGGAACTTTTCCAAGCTTACGGGATCAGATACTACACGGCGGCGAAGATAGCAGAGCTTGGTTTCACGGTGAGCACGCTGGTGGACATGAAGGATGACGAACTTGACGACATGATGAACAGCCTCTCCCAGATTTTTCGCTGGGATCTTCTCGTCGGCGAACGTTACGGCATCAAAGCCGCCATCAGAGCTGAAAGAAGGCGCCTGGATGAAGAAGAAATTAAACGCCGCGGTCTTCTCTCCGGCGATACCACCAACGCTCTTGATGCTCTCTCTCAAGAAG GTTTGTCGGAGGAGCCGGTGGTGCAACGTGAAAAGGAAGCGATGGGGAGTGGAGGAGGGAGCACGTGGGAGGTGGCTGTGGTGGAGGAGAGGAGAAAGAGGCAGCAGATAAGGAGGCggaggatgaagatgaaggggaaTGATCATGGTGAGAATGAAGAAGGAGAAGAGGAGGAAGAGGATAACATTAGTGGCGGCGGTGTTGGTGGTGGTGAGAGGCAAAGAGAACATCCATTCATTGTGACGGAGCCTGGGGAAGTGGCACGTGGCAAAAAGAACGGTCTGGATTACCTCTTCCATCTCTACGAACAATGCCGTGAGTTTCTCATTCAAGTTCAAGCCATCGCTAAAGAGCGCGGTGAGAAATGCCCCACCAAG GTGACAAACCAAGTGTTTAGGTATGCAAAGAAAGCTGGAGCGAGTTACATAAACAAGCCGAAAATGAGACACTATGTTCACTGTTACGCATTGCATTGTTTAGATGAGGAAGTATCGAATGAACTTAGGAGAGGTTTTAAGGAAAGAGGTGAGAACGTTGGCGCGTGGAGGCAAGCATGTTATAAGCCACTTGTGGCGATTGCTGCACGTCAAGGATGGGATATTGATGCAATATTCAACGCGCATCCACGTCTTTCGATATGGTACGTGCCTACCAAACTCCGGCAGCTTTGTCACGCGGAGAGGAACGGTGCTGCTGCTTCAAGCTCCGTGTCTGTTGGAACTACCCACCTTCCTTTCTAA